A part of Lacibacter sp. H407 genomic DNA contains:
- a CDS encoding UbiD family decarboxylase, translating into MAYSSLEECLLDLEKNGHLVRIKEEVDPHLEMAAIHLRVYEAKGPALLFENVKGSKYRAASNIFGTLDRSKFIFRDTLQLVQKLIELKGDPMKALKSPLQNLSTGLAALKALPKKQSSFSLDKIQVSDLPLIKHWPMDGGAFVTLPQVYTEDVEKPGIMKSNLGMYRIQLSGNEYELNKEIGLHYQLHRGIGIHQTKANAKGQPLKVSCFVGGPPSHTLSAVMPLPEGISEMTFAGVLGGRRFRYAYDALGNAISTDADFVITGEVDPLQNKPEGPFGDHLGYYSLKHPFPLMKVNNVYAKKNAIWAFTVVGRPPQEDTSFGELIHELTGNAIPQEVPGLKEVHAVDAAGVHPLLLAIGSERYTPYTPTKQPAELLTIANHVLGTGQLSLAKFLFITADDTNQLHTHNVQPYLEYIFERIDLSRDLHFYTNTTIDTLDYSGTGLNSGSKLVLAAYGEKKRELCREVPTVLKELQQFENPQLCMSGVVALQTKKFTTYEEAQQELEVLNHQLSTMNHELNSVAQIIICDDSSFVAANLRNYLWVSYTRCNPSHDVYGIASFTEYKHWGCKGPVVFDARLKPHHAPPVEKDATIEKQIDRLFAKGGSLEGIV; encoded by the coding sequence ATGGCATACAGCTCACTCGAAGAATGTTTACTCGACCTTGAAAAGAATGGTCATTTGGTACGCATAAAAGAAGAAGTTGATCCGCACCTCGAAATGGCGGCTATTCATCTCCGTGTGTATGAAGCCAAAGGCCCCGCCCTCTTGTTTGAGAATGTGAAAGGATCGAAATACCGGGCCGCTTCCAATATTTTCGGCACACTCGATCGCAGCAAATTCATCTTTCGTGATACGTTGCAATTGGTGCAAAAACTTATTGAACTGAAAGGCGATCCCATGAAAGCGTTGAAGAGTCCGCTTCAAAACCTCAGCACAGGTTTGGCAGCACTCAAAGCGTTACCCAAAAAACAATCTTCTTTTTCGTTAGACAAAATACAGGTGAGTGATCTACCTCTCATTAAACATTGGCCGATGGATGGTGGCGCCTTTGTTACATTACCTCAAGTGTACACAGAAGATGTAGAGAAGCCGGGCATTATGAAATCGAACCTCGGCATGTATCGTATTCAACTGAGTGGAAACGAGTATGAATTAAACAAAGAAATTGGTTTGCATTATCAGCTGCATCGTGGTATTGGTATTCATCAAACAAAAGCAAACGCCAAAGGTCAACCATTGAAAGTGAGTTGCTTTGTTGGCGGACCACCATCCCATACCTTGAGTGCCGTGATGCCTTTGCCGGAAGGTATCAGTGAAATGACATTCGCAGGCGTATTGGGTGGCAGACGTTTTCGTTATGCATACGATGCATTAGGCAATGCGATTAGTACTGATGCAGATTTTGTGATCACAGGTGAAGTTGATCCGTTGCAGAATAAACCTGAAGGACCGTTTGGTGATCATTTGGGTTATTACAGTTTAAAACATCCGTTTCCGTTAATGAAGGTGAACAATGTGTATGCAAAGAAAAATGCGATCTGGGCGTTTACAGTTGTTGGTCGTCCACCACAGGAAGATACCAGTTTCGGTGAACTGATCCACGAACTAACGGGCAACGCTATTCCACAGGAAGTACCGGGATTGAAAGAAGTACATGCAGTTGATGCGGCAGGTGTGCATCCGTTATTGCTGGCAATCGGCAGTGAACGTTACACACCTTACACTCCCACCAAGCAACCGGCTGAGTTGCTGACCATCGCCAATCATGTATTGGGCACAGGGCAATTAAGCCTGGCGAAATTTTTATTTATTACAGCTGATGATACCAACCAACTGCACACCCATAACGTGCAGCCATATTTAGAATATATTTTTGAACGCATTGATCTTTCAAGAGATCTCCATTTCTATACAAACACCACCATTGACACATTGGATTACTCCGGCACGGGTTTGAACAGTGGGAGTAAACTAGTATTAGCAGCTTATGGTGAGAAGAAACGGGAACTGTGCAGAGAAGTGCCAACTGTTTTAAAAGAATTACAACAGTTCGAAAACCCACAGCTCTGTATGTCGGGTGTTGTTGCACTACAGACGAAGAAGTTTACAACCTACGAAGAGGCGCAACAAGAGTTGGAGGTTTTAAACCATCAACTATCAACCATGAACCATGAACTGAATTCCGTAGCTCAGATCATTATTTGCGACGACAGTAGTTTTGTTGCGGCCAATCTTCGCAACTATTTATGGGTAAGTTATACAAGATGCAATCCGAGTCATGATGTGTATGGCATTGCTTCGTTTACTGAGTACAAGCATTGGGGATGCAAAGGACCCGTTGTGTTTGATGCAAGATTAAAACCGCACCATGCGCCACCGGTGGAGAAAGATGCAACGATCGAAAAACAGATTGATCGTTTGTTTGCGAAAGGTGGAAGTTTGGAAGGGATTGTGTGA
- a CDS encoding DUF2452 domain-containing protein yields MVQAYNFLASWQLFPEKCSYEFGETPKSGNCKIESVKNGTELMMSTNWVTHLNEAFYTSYNFVPDAELHSFEKTEVAQQIRSEIPNSSTLLVEFITNGQLKFSATHEIMPNGFLRITQKGFTPEYKRYTNVEVYHKQMSVLPYASSVSGVAIRPTKEGVIRHQALTAMEEQTNMQLDQIKQQIELLARQAQEIIKRKELSLMIYDAKLNFRPVIGQVYHLYQKNDDSYLLSMVSPKEWGGTGPFKQFVASAKLLADHTWMEV; encoded by the coding sequence ATGGTTCAGGCGTATAATTTTTTAGCATCGTGGCAGTTGTTTCCGGAAAAGTGCAGTTACGAATTTGGGGAAACGCCCAAGAGCGGCAACTGTAAAATCGAATCGGTCAAAAACGGAACAGAATTGATGATGAGCACCAACTGGGTAACCCATCTCAATGAAGCGTTTTATACATCGTACAATTTTGTGCCGGATGCGGAACTGCATTCATTTGAAAAAACAGAAGTGGCGCAGCAGATCCGTTCCGAAATTCCGAACTCATCTACTTTGCTGGTGGAATTTATCACGAACGGACAATTAAAATTCAGCGCCACCCATGAAATAATGCCCAATGGTTTTTTGCGCATCACACAAAAAGGTTTTACGCCGGAATATAAACGTTACACCAATGTAGAAGTGTATCACAAACAAATGAGTGTGTTGCCGTATGCGTCGAGCGTAAGTGGTGTGGCCATTCGTCCAACGAAAGAAGGTGTGATCCGTCACCAGGCATTAACTGCGATGGAAGAGCAAACCAATATGCAACTCGACCAGATCAAACAACAAATTGAATTACTTGCACGGCAGGCGCAGGAAATTATAAAGCGGAAAGAATTATCATTGATGATCTATGATGCAAAGCTGAACTTTCGTCCTGTTATTGGACAGGTGTATCATCTGTACCAGAAAAATGATGACAGTTATTTGTTGTCGATGGTTAGTCCGAAGGAGTGGGGAGGTACAGGGCCGTTCAAACAATTTGTTGCATCAGCAAAGTTGCTGGCAGATCATACGTGGATGGAAGTTTAG
- a CDS encoding SET domain-containing protein, whose product MNFPIEVKKSNVAGKGAFAQKAIPAKRKLGNMAGEIISYKEAQRRVKQQHAGELLMVEFDNDPVALDASINRNALSYINHSCDPNTYMRRAYRQVEFYSKRPIKKGEELTCDYGETHHDGKLPCKCGAKNCRGFI is encoded by the coding sequence ATGAATTTCCCAATTGAAGTAAAGAAAAGCAACGTTGCAGGCAAAGGAGCATTTGCACAAAAAGCGATTCCTGCAAAAAGGAAACTCGGCAACATGGCCGGTGAAATTATCAGCTACAAAGAAGCACAACGCAGAGTAAAGCAACAACATGCCGGAGAATTGCTGATGGTGGAGTTTGATAACGATCCGGTGGCATTGGATGCAAGCATTAATCGCAATGCATTATCCTACATCAATCATTCCTGCGATCCTAATACATACATGCGTCGTGCATACAGGCAAGTGGAATTCTATAGTAAACGTCCCATCAAAAAAGGAGAGGAGCTTACCTGCGATTATGGAGAAACACATCACGATGGAAAACTGCCGTGCAAATGCGGAGCTAAGAATTGCAGGGGATTTATTTAG
- a CDS encoding pyridoxine 5'-phosphate synthase has translation MTKLSVNINKFATLRNSRGGNRPNVLQAAIDAQKFGADGVTVHPRPDERHIRYDDVRQIKQIITTEFNIEGNCREQSFVDLVLEVKPDQVTLVPDTLGQLTSDHGWDTIQNKKYLIDMIAVFKNAGIRTSIFCDPEIRMIEGAVETGTDRIELYTEAYAKQYTAEPRDAVHQYLVAATRARSMGLGINAGHDLDLQNLNYLITTIPWIDEVSIGHALICDALYLGYENAVQLYKRQLNVE, from the coding sequence ATGACCAAACTCTCCGTTAACATCAACAAATTTGCTACGCTGCGTAACAGTCGTGGTGGTAACAGACCCAACGTATTGCAGGCTGCCATTGATGCACAAAAATTTGGTGCCGATGGTGTAACGGTGCATCCTCGCCCCGATGAACGACATATCCGTTACGATGATGTGCGGCAGATCAAACAGATCATTACTACTGAATTTAATATTGAAGGCAATTGCCGTGAGCAATCGTTTGTTGATCTTGTGCTGGAAGTTAAACCTGATCAGGTAACATTGGTACCCGATACATTGGGACAACTCACCAGCGATCATGGTTGGGATACAATTCAAAACAAAAAGTATTTGATCGATATGATCGCTGTGTTTAAAAATGCAGGCATCCGCACATCTATTTTTTGTGATCCGGAAATACGGATGATCGAAGGTGCCGTTGAAACAGGCACCGACCGGATCGAATTATACACGGAAGCGTATGCCAAACAATATACAGCAGAACCCAGAGACGCTGTGCATCAATACCTGGTAGCGGCTACACGTGCCCGTTCGATGGGGCTTGGTATCAATGCCGGTCATGATCTTGATCTGCAAAATCTCAATTATCTCATTACAACCATTCCATGGATCGATGAAGTAAGCATTGGTCATGCATTGATCTGCGATGCGCTGTACCTTGGATACGAAAATGCCGTGCAGTTATACAAACGGCAGTTGAATGTGGAGTAG
- a CDS encoding pyridoxal-phosphate dependent enzyme — MSISKSDIEQAHERIKPFIHQTPVLTCTTINQLAGAELFFKCENFQKIGAFKIRGGMNAVLSLPKEQVANGIATHSSGNHAQAIAFAARQVGTKAYIVMPNTSPAVKVNAVKGYGAEITFCEPNQQARETALQEIVDRTGAAFVHPYNDEQVITGQATCAKELLEEIPSLDCLLAPVGGGGLLSGTSLSAHYFSPTTKVFAGEPEGAADAVLSFRSGKIETAPYINTIADGLLTKLGDKTFPIIREHVTDILTVSDDEIIAALRLIYERMKIIIEPSCAVPFAALLKNKELFAGKRVGIILSGGNVDLQKLGEWFK, encoded by the coding sequence ATGAGCATTTCAAAATCAGATATTGAGCAGGCACACGAACGCATCAAGCCGTTTATCCATCAAACGCCCGTACTCACGTGCACCACCATCAACCAACTGGCAGGTGCCGAATTATTTTTTAAATGCGAAAATTTTCAAAAGATCGGTGCCTTTAAAATTCGTGGCGGTATGAATGCAGTACTGTCGTTGCCAAAAGAACAAGTTGCGAATGGAATTGCCACACACTCATCCGGCAATCATGCACAGGCCATTGCTTTTGCAGCAAGACAGGTAGGCACCAAGGCTTACATTGTAATGCCCAACACCTCACCTGCTGTAAAAGTAAATGCAGTAAAAGGTTATGGTGCGGAAATTACATTTTGCGAACCCAATCAACAGGCAAGAGAAACAGCGTTGCAGGAAATTGTTGATCGCACCGGTGCAGCTTTTGTACATCCTTACAACGATGAACAAGTGATTACAGGACAAGCAACCTGTGCAAAAGAATTACTGGAAGAAATTCCATCACTTGATTGTCTACTGGCACCGGTTGGTGGCGGTGGCTTGTTAAGCGGCACTTCGTTAAGTGCACATTATTTTTCGCCAACAACAAAAGTGTTTGCAGGTGAACCCGAAGGTGCAGCTGATGCAGTGCTTTCATTTCGCAGCGGAAAAATTGAAACCGCACCGTATATCAATACGATTGCGGATGGATTGCTGACCAAGCTCGGCGACAAAACATTTCCGATTATCCGGGAACATGTAACCGATATATTAACCGTAAGTGATGATGAAATTATTGCCGCACTACGTTTGATCTATGAACGCATGAAAATTATTATCGAACCAAGTTGTGCGGTACCTTTTGCTGCGTTACTCAAAAACAAAGAATTGTTTGCAGGCAAACGTGTGGGAATTATTCTATCCGGAGGAAATGTTGATTTGCAAAAGCTGGGAGAATGGTTTAAATGA
- a CDS encoding RidA family protein, protein MKKIFPESMPVPKGYYSPAVVHNGTVYVSGQLPINEKGEPQISSIEDEVRQCMKNIEIILKASGSDLQHILKVNVFIADISNWPTFNQVFAEIMGEHRPARIVVPCNQLNYGCGIEIDCIAAVAG, encoded by the coding sequence ATGAAAAAGATCTTTCCGGAATCAATGCCGGTTCCAAAAGGCTATTACTCTCCTGCAGTTGTACATAACGGTACGGTGTATGTAAGCGGGCAATTACCAATCAATGAAAAAGGTGAACCGCAGATCAGTAGTATTGAAGATGAAGTACGCCAATGCATGAAAAATATTGAAATAATTTTGAAAGCAAGCGGCAGCGACCTGCAACACATTTTAAAAGTGAATGTATTTATTGCCGATATCAGTAACTGGCCCACATTCAACCAGGTGTTTGCTGAAATTATGGGAGAGCATCGACCGGCACGTATTGTAGTACCCTGCAACCAACTCAACTATGGTTGCGGAATTGAAATTGATTGTATAGCGGCAGTTGCCGGGTAA
- a CDS encoding lactonase family protein, translated as MYKLMLPFCLLLAVVSNAQQYHLLIGTYTNAGSEGIYTYRFDARTGEVTANSSVKTSNPSYLAVSPDSKYVYAVNSDKDGMVSAFQFNKQDGSLKFLNKVTSAGSDPCYISINKKGNILVAGNYNTGNLSVMEVRQDGQVNQPKQIIQLKGNSVNRSRQEKAHVHATVFSPDYKFLLVPDLGTDKVMIYKVAPNSGALQPADQPFVDVNAGAGPRHLTFHPKLNIVYLIEELTGTISVFNYKDGAMSVLQNTSSHPMSYQGAYGSADIHVSPDGRFLYGSNRGDANSISIFSIDQETGMIQPVGFQPTLGIHPRNFSFDPTGNFLLVANRDSDEVVIFKVDKQTGQLEDTKKRIKVSKPVCIKWIVTK; from the coding sequence ATGTATAAACTGATGCTGCCTTTTTGTTTGTTGCTTGCTGTTGTATCAAATGCTCAACAATATCATTTATTGATAGGAACCTATACCAATGCCGGCAGCGAAGGCATTTATACCTATCGTTTTGATGCCAGGACCGGAGAAGTAACAGCCAACAGTTCGGTAAAAACATCCAACCCATCCTATCTGGCTGTATCACCCGACAGCAAATATGTATATGCCGTTAATTCTGATAAAGACGGAATGGTGAGTGCATTTCAATTCAACAAACAGGACGGTTCTCTGAAATTTTTAAACAAGGTTACCAGTGCAGGATCAGACCCCTGTTACATCAGCATTAATAAAAAGGGAAACATTCTTGTTGCAGGAAATTACAATACAGGAAATCTATCGGTGATGGAAGTTCGGCAGGATGGACAAGTGAATCAACCAAAACAAATCATCCAGTTAAAAGGGAACAGTGTGAACCGGAGCCGACAGGAAAAAGCACATGTACATGCAACTGTTTTTTCACCGGATTATAAATTTTTGCTCGTACCTGATCTTGGTACGGACAAAGTGATGATCTACAAAGTAGCTCCTAACAGTGGTGCATTGCAACCAGCCGATCAACCGTTCGTTGATGTGAATGCGGGAGCAGGCCCACGCCATCTCACATTTCATCCAAAGCTTAATATTGTCTACCTCATTGAAGAACTAACGGGCACCATCAGTGTATTTAATTATAAAGATGGAGCAATGTCAGTGTTACAAAATACATCCTCACACCCTATGAGTTACCAGGGCGCTTACGGCTCGGCAGATATTCATGTATCTCCCGATGGCCGCTTTCTCTACGGCAGCAACCGCGGCGATGCAAATTCCATTTCCATTTTCAGCATCGATCAGGAAACTGGTATGATACAACCGGTCGGCTTTCAGCCAACACTTGGTATTCATCCCCGCAACTTTTCATTTGACCCAACAGGTAATTTTTTATTAGTGGCAAACAGGGATAGTGATGAAGTGGTTATTTTTAAAGTAGATAAACAAACAGGACAATTAGAGGATACAAAAAAACGAATCAAAGTATCAAAGCCGGTTTGTATCAAATGGATCGTTACAAAATAA
- a CDS encoding ABA4-like family protein: MSPDSIFQLCSTIALIAWLILFIASPFWKAVDKLLIGVVITLFSILYFWLLAQNFKLSDMQNFSTLEGFMQLLTSKVAVTTAWIHFLAFDLMVGIWIKKNAQLHGIKHWVLLPCLFFTFMVGPVGLCIYLIVRLVHTRQYFADNY, from the coding sequence ATGAGTCCCGATTCCATTTTTCAATTATGCAGCACCATTGCCCTCATCGCATGGTTGATCTTATTTATTGCAAGTCCGTTCTGGAAAGCAGTCGATAAATTACTGATCGGTGTAGTTATTACTCTGTTTTCAATTTTATATTTCTGGTTGCTGGCACAGAATTTTAAGTTGAGTGATATGCAAAACTTCAGCACATTGGAGGGGTTTATGCAATTGCTTACCAGTAAAGTTGCTGTAACCACTGCCTGGATCCATTTTCTTGCATTCGATCTGATGGTGGGTATCTGGATCAAAAAAAATGCACAACTACATGGCATCAAACATTGGGTGCTCCTCCCCTGTTTGTTTTTTACGTTTATGGTAGGGCCTGTTGGATTATGCATTTACCTGATCGTTCGCCTTGTCCACACACGTCAATACTTCGCTGATAATTATTAA
- a CDS encoding phosphoribosylaminoimidazolesuccinocarboxamide synthase — MNLFQFPNQTNYYKGKVRDVYSIGSDWLVMIASNRISAFDVILPKPIPYKGQVLNQIAAYMLNATTDICPNWLVSVPAPNVSIGKRCIPFKIEMVVRGNLVGHAWRTYSSGKRELCGAAMAEGLKENDYFPSPIITPSTKADAGHDEDISPAEIIAQGICSEAEWNQLSSYALQLFARGKEIAAKQGLILVDTKYEFGKIGETIHLMDEIHTPDSSRYFYADGFEERQQTGERQKQLSKEFVREWLIENNFMGKEGQTVPEMSVEWISTISKRYIELYEKVIGEAFVPEELSDKETEQRIVAALQNL; from the coding sequence ATGAATTTGTTTCAATTTCCCAATCAAACCAATTATTATAAAGGCAAAGTAAGAGACGTTTACAGCATCGGCAGCGATTGGCTGGTGATGATTGCCAGTAACCGCATTTCGGCTTTTGATGTAATTCTTCCAAAGCCGATCCCTTATAAAGGACAGGTATTAAACCAAATTGCTGCATACATGCTCAATGCCACAACAGATATTTGTCCAAACTGGCTGGTAAGTGTTCCCGCTCCGAACGTAAGTATTGGTAAGCGTTGTATACCTTTTAAAATCGAGATGGTTGTAAGAGGCAACCTTGTTGGCCACGCATGGAGAACATATTCATCCGGCAAAAGAGAACTTTGTGGTGCAGCAATGGCGGAAGGTTTAAAAGAAAATGATTACTTCCCCTCTCCCATCATTACTCCATCAACAAAAGCAGATGCTGGGCATGATGAAGACATTTCGCCTGCAGAAATTATTGCACAAGGCATTTGTTCAGAAGCAGAATGGAATCAATTAAGCAGTTATGCATTGCAACTGTTTGCAAGAGGAAAAGAAATTGCAGCAAAACAAGGATTGATCCTCGTTGATACAAAATATGAATTTGGAAAAATAGGTGAAACCATTCACCTGATGGATGAAATACACACACCCGATTCATCCCGTTATTTTTATGCCGATGGTTTTGAAGAACGTCAGCAAACCGGGGAACGCCAGAAACAATTAAGTAAAGAGTTTGTACGTGAATGGCTCATCGAAAATAATTTCATGGGCAAGGAAGGACAAACGGTTCCTGAAATGAGCGTTGAATGGATCAGCACCATCAGCAAACGTTATATTGAACTGTATGAAAAAGTGATCGGCGAAGCATTTGTCCCGGAAGAGTTAAGTGATAAGGAAACGGAACAACGGATCGTAGCAGCACTTCAAAACTTATAA
- a CDS encoding TonB-dependent receptor has protein sequence MPKKLPVFVLLLMSCLFSITSYAQSVTIKGNVKSAGSGDAAPAVSVTVKGSSAGVFTNERGEFSITVPSLPVTLIISSVGFETKEVTVASAAQPVEVSLNIASSLGQEIVVSATRVATKILESPVSIERVSAVTIQNTPAASYYDIITNFKGVDMLSSSLTFKTPTTRGFLGSGNVRFNQLVDGMDNQAPGLNFSVGGVIGLSELDVDNIELLPGASSALYGPGGMNGTLLINSKNPFKYQGLSFQVKQGIMHTDGQFRDPSGYTNWTVRYAKKVTERFAFKITSELIQAKDWVAADYRNYSRATGQPAAGDRITNPGYNGINVYGDEIARDIRPIINNFAAIPGYASIIATLPSTMPVSRTGYTEKELIDPNTVNFKFGGSLNYKLNSKTEASLTGYIGTGNTVYTGSDRYSLQDLKMAQFKLEVNSEKWLIRAYTTQENSGNSYNLTATTSYFNELWKPTQVWLPEYIAGYMNGRVSQGLNDQQAHIYARAFADQGRPVSGTPQFNKLFNFIKGVPIGKPAPGAPLGGGRFLDKTDLYAVEGQYNLSHLTKGFADILVGGNFRRFVLNSQGTLFADSTGPIGINEGGAYVQIAKELFNEKIRLTVSGRYDKNQNFAGRFTPRATALIRLAPNNNLRVSYQTAYRFPSTQMQWINLFVGNDYLLIGGVKDFRSYYSLNSSPVYAIQNDVVTNQVVTVNDLKPESVSSIELGYKGLIANKLLIDVYGYYGMYKDFLTRRLVFQTATNRKFSIPYNTENEVKSFGYGISLDYRLPANFLVGVNFASDELTDVPAGFQAGFNTPKYKTNLKLSNTGFGKGKNFAFSVVYKWMSEYKFESDFINGTVPAIHTLDAQVSYRIPSSKYIFKLGGSNIGNQYYVQAPGNPAIGGLYYVSIGYNIF, from the coding sequence ATGCCAAAAAAACTGCCAGTTTTCGTACTGCTGTTAATGTCCTGCCTTTTCTCCATTACTTCTTATGCACAGTCTGTAACCATAAAAGGAAATGTAAAAAGTGCCGGCTCCGGTGATGCCGCTCCTGCTGTTTCGGTAACAGTGAAAGGTTCTTCCGCCGGTGTTTTTACAAACGAACGGGGAGAGTTTAGTATTACAGTTCCTTCTCTTCCTGTAACCTTAATTATTTCTTCTGTTGGTTTTGAAACAAAAGAGGTAACGGTTGCTTCAGCAGCGCAACCAGTTGAGGTGTCGCTAAATATTGCTTCTTCATTGGGGCAGGAAATTGTAGTATCAGCAACGAGGGTTGCTACTAAAATTCTGGAATCGCCTGTTTCTATTGAGCGGGTTAGTGCGGTTACTATTCAAAATACCCCGGCAGCTTCATACTACGACATCATCACCAATTTCAAAGGTGTTGACATGCTATCATCTTCACTAACGTTTAAAACACCCACTACCAGAGGTTTCCTGGGTAGCGGTAATGTTCGTTTCAATCAATTGGTTGATGGAATGGACAATCAGGCCCCCGGTCTTAACTTTTCTGTAGGTGGTGTAATTGGTTTGTCTGAATTAGATGTAGATAATATTGAATTGCTGCCAGGTGCATCTTCTGCTTTGTATGGTCCCGGTGGTATGAATGGTACATTGCTCATCAACAGCAAAAACCCATTCAAATACCAAGGGTTATCTTTTCAAGTGAAGCAGGGTATTATGCATACTGATGGTCAATTCAGAGATCCATCCGGTTATACAAACTGGACGGTTCGTTATGCAAAAAAAGTGACAGAGCGTTTTGCATTTAAAATAACATCGGAATTGATCCAGGCGAAAGACTGGGTGGCTGCCGATTACCGGAATTACAGCCGTGCAACAGGTCAACCTGCTGCTGGCGATCGTATCACAAATCCGGGTTACAACGGGATCAATGTTTATGGCGATGAAATTGCCAGAGACATCCGTCCTATCATCAACAACTTTGCTGCCATTCCCGGTTATGCTTCAATTATTGCAACCTTGCCTTCAACAATGCCGGTTTCAAGAACTGGTTACACTGAAAAAGAATTGATCGACCCCAATACCGTGAATTTTAAATTTGGTGGTTCGTTGAATTATAAGCTCAATTCAAAAACTGAAGCAAGTTTAACCGGTTATATTGGTACAGGTAATACTGTTTACACTGGTAGCGACCGTTACAGCTTACAGGATTTGAAAATGGCACAGTTCAAACTTGAAGTAAACAGTGAAAAATGGTTGATAAGGGCATATACAACACAGGAAAACTCCGGTAACTCTTACAACCTTACAGCTACTACTTCTTATTTTAATGAGTTGTGGAAGCCAACGCAGGTTTGGTTACCTGAATATATTGCCGGTTATATGAATGGTCGTGTTTCGCAAGGACTTAACGATCAGCAGGCACACATTTATGCAAGAGCATTTGCTGATCAGGGCCGCCCTGTATCGGGAACTCCCCAGTTCAATAAACTGTTCAACTTTATTAAAGGCGTTCCTATTGGAAAGCCTGCGCCCGGTGCTCCATTGGGTGGTGGCAGATTTCTTGATAAAACTGATCTTTACGCTGTTGAGGGTCAATACAACTTATCACACTTAACAAAAGGATTTGCTGACATTTTAGTTGGTGGAAACTTCAGACGTTTTGTGTTAAACTCACAAGGAACATTATTTGCAGACAGTACCGGCCCGATTGGAATCAATGAGGGTGGTGCTTATGTACAAATTGCGAAAGAATTGTTCAATGAAAAAATTCGCTTAACTGTAAGTGGACGTTATGACAAAAATCAAAACTTTGCCGGTCGCTTTACGCCAAGAGCAACAGCTTTGATCCGTCTTGCACCGAATAATAATCTCCGTGTTTCGTATCAAACAGCCTATCGTTTCCCCAGCACTCAAATGCAGTGGATCAACCTGTTTGTTGGAAACGATTATTTACTCATTGGTGGTGTAAAAGATTTCAGATCTTATTATAGTTTGAACTCAAGTCCTGTTTATGCAATACAAAACGATGTGGTGACCAACCAGGTGGTAACAGTTAATGATTTGAAACCGGAATCTGTAAGTTCAATTGAATTAGGTTATAAAGGACTGATAGCAAATAAACTGTTGATCGATGTATATGGTTACTATGGCATGTATAAAGATTTTCTTACACGCCGGTTAGTGTTTCAAACTGCAACAAACCGCAAATTCTCTATCCCATACAATACGGAGAATGAAGTGAAGAGTTTTGGTTATGGTATCAGTCTTGATTACCGTTTACCTGCAAACTTCCTTGTTGGTGTAAACTTTGCCAGTGATGAATTAACGGATGTTCCTGCAGGTTTCCAGGCTGGTTTTAATACTCCTAAATACAAAACAAATCTGAAGCTCTCCAACACCGGATTTGGGAAAGGTAAAAATTTCGCATTCAGCGTTGTTTACAAATGGATGAGCGAATACAAATTTGAAAGTGATTTTATTAATGGTACTGTTCCTGCTATCCATACACTTGATGCACAGGTGAGCTACCGTATTCCTTCCAGCAAGTATATTTTCAAACTGGGCGGCAGCAATATTGGCAATCAATATTATGTACAGGCACCGGGTAACCCTGCAATCGGTGGTTTATATTATGTAAGTATCGGGTACAACATTTTTTAA